In Candidatus Methanomethylophilus alvi Mx1201, a genomic segment contains:
- the spt4 gene encoding transcription elongation factor subunit Spt4, whose translation MVVRQVFKACKSCQFITEDDTCPRCGGETSKEWQGMVAIADYTKSEIAKKMGITANGQYALKVR comes from the coding sequence ATGGTCGTAAGACAGGTCTTCAAGGCATGCAAGTCCTGCCAGTTCATCACCGAGGACGACACCTGCCCCCGCTGCGGCGGAGAGACCAGCAAAGAATGGCAGGGCATGGTGGCCATCGCCGACTACACGAAGTCGGAGATCGCAAAGAAGATGGGCATAACGGCCAACGGTCAGTATGCCCTCAAGGTCCGCTGA
- a CDS encoding GTP-dependent dephospho-CoA kinase family protein codes for MGMAAGRRLTPEMREVFQQPVGRDISESELSQIHAKHIIITVGDVVSLTVRKHGIVPLLSVYDGYTERRELTGFADLVRDAGLAETVVSNPAGTITSQLSDAVENALAGRSAGIIRVEGEEDLALLPCVLYAPEGAVVIYGWPGRGMKAVDTDGLSKAYIEKLLESMEELI; via the coding sequence ATGGGTATGGCCGCGGGCAGGAGGCTCACCCCCGAGATGAGGGAGGTGTTCCAACAGCCTGTCGGGCGGGACATATCCGAAAGCGAACTGTCACAGATTCACGCTAAACACATCATTATCACCGTCGGCGACGTGGTCTCGCTCACGGTGAGGAAGCACGGGATCGTGCCCCTCCTGTCCGTCTATGACGGATATACGGAGAGACGCGAGCTCACCGGGTTCGCCGACCTCGTCAGGGACGCAGGTCTGGCGGAAACGGTGGTGTCGAATCCTGCGGGGACGATAACGTCCCAGCTGTCCGACGCCGTCGAAAACGCATTGGCCGGGAGGTCCGCAGGGATCATCCGTGTCGAAGGGGAGGAGGACCTGGCATTGTTGCCATGCGTCCTTTATGCCCCCGAAGGCGCGGTGGTCATCTACGGGTGGCCCGGGAGAGGGATGAAGGCCGTCGACACGGACGGACTTTCCAAAGCATACATCGAGAAACTGCTCGAAAGTATGGAGGAGCTAATATGA
- a CDS encoding 30S ribosomal protein S24e has protein sequence MKMEIICERENPLYNRKEVRFVVDHERESTPGRNAVAEELAKKYNTQRVCVVIDELAGEYGVGKTKGYAKIYANKKAALDCEEEHLLKRNGIAAEEKKEEEAPAAE, from the coding sequence ATGAAAATGGAGATAATCTGCGAGAGGGAGAACCCCCTGTACAACAGGAAAGAGGTTCGCTTCGTTGTCGACCACGAGAGGGAGTCCACTCCCGGAAGGAACGCCGTAGCCGAGGAGCTTGCGAAGAAGTACAACACCCAGAGGGTGTGTGTCGTCATCGACGAGCTTGCCGGAGAGTACGGAGTCGGCAAGACCAAGGGCTACGCCAAGATCTACGCAAACAAGAAGGCAGCCCTCGACTGCGAGGAAGAGCACCTCCTGAAGAGGAACGGAATCGCAGCAGAAGAGAAGAAAGAGGAAGAGGCCCCCGCCGCAGAGTGA
- a CDS encoding 30S ribosomal protein S27ae, translating into MAKKEAAPKKEASKRDAYTVEGDKLVRTKPVCPKCGPGVFMAVHKDRVSCGKCGYTEFNKKE; encoded by the coding sequence ATGGCAAAGAAAGAAGCAGCACCCAAGAAAGAAGCATCGAAGAGGGACGCATACACCGTAGAGGGCGACAAACTCGTCAGGACCAAGCCCGTCTGCCCCAAGTGCGGACCCGGTGTATTCATGGCAGTCCACAAGGACCGTGTTTCCTGCGGAAAGTGCGGATACACAGAATTCAACAAGAAAGAGTGA
- a CDS encoding nucleotidyltransferase family protein: MALAIRSNENVSRLADAVLPLVSKYHIEKVWLFGSRARGTEHESSDFDVCILPSEQFSFSDYYYFEKELSEILNSEVHVMTRGALESEHDQFYNNVVRDEVLVYG, encoded by the coding sequence ATGGCACTGGCTATCAGATCTAATGAGAATGTCTCTAGATTAGCTGATGCTGTTCTTCCCCTTGTTTCCAAGTACCATATCGAGAAGGTCTGGCTGTTTGGATCCCGTGCACGTGGCACAGAGCATGAAAGCAGCGATTTCGATGTATGCATCCTTCCTTCTGAACAGTTCTCATTCAGTGATTATTACTATTTCGAGAAGGAATTGTCTGAAATACTCAATTCAGAAGTTCATGTGATGACTCGTGGTGCCTTGGAATCTGAACATGATCAGTTCTACAACAATGTAGTCAGAGATGAGGTTCTTGTTTATGGATGA
- a CDS encoding HepT-like ribonuclease domain-containing protein → MHRFGNDFDSFNKDYDYRSSVLFNLQQIGENAKLIRLWLSENSTYDWNPVCSFRDFIAHNYARVENKVIWKILIDDFPLMMNEVIRLKSL, encoded by the coding sequence ATGCACCGTTTCGGTAATGATTTCGACTCATTCAATAAGGATTATGATTATCGATCCTCAGTATTGTTCAATCTTCAGCAGATTGGAGAGAATGCCAAGCTTATCCGTCTTTGGTTATCTGAGAATTCTACTTATGATTGGAATCCGGTCTGTAGTTTCAGGGATTTTATCGCCCACAATTATGCGCGTGTGGAGAATAAGGTAATTTGGAAGATCCTCATTGATGATTTCCCATTGATGATGAATGAGGTTATCAGACTCAAATCATTATGA
- a CDS encoding IS1634 family transposase has translation MVRPRDGDGIKRTIVKRGDRFYAYEVTSTMENGKKKTVSTYLGRVDPDTKELLPKIPEKSAENRRKIAKEKEIAILKGVSSKEYGATYLLHEVQLRMSLGEDLMRAFGNSGKTILAAAMAYLMEPGAFRNIDSTLERTYIREFYDLRASMDSGTLSDFTRNLGEKAMNIDRFFELRVKGSNGLVAWDTTTNGTYSELDQMAEYVVNNKDGEDIKQTKTGFATDMRGIPLMFRHYPGTISDIATVDRMVSDIERYGKKDALFVFDRGFVSGANVKHLLDKGIRFTAPANTSSKAIKTLMSRFVKTNESLDMIHDGHAYKVWKTQIGLTEADRLSADGSQAYSFTVSGDAGHGDDGMINAYVCFDSKKYSDEVQNHKMMLNDLKRKAAEIECKDPVARFKKIAGKAIKHFDVQADGKKVIVKEKQNSVSFAENRAGVFVMLSSSDLDWSTVMTAYDARRLTEQAFDFSKSDDRRHRTPDKYTMIGRSLIKFVSLILKCELCAEIRESGKREMSVGQTLGYLNTINCLSYGSSSALSEISKNCRNIFGMFGVEVPNEPVLGIEVCDLRCLATPKG, from the coding sequence ATGGTCAGACCGAGGGATGGAGACGGAATCAAACGCACGATCGTCAAAAGAGGGGACAGATTCTATGCTTATGAGGTAACCTCTACTATGGAAAACGGTAAGAAAAAGACCGTTTCCACCTACTTGGGCAGGGTGGATCCCGACACCAAGGAGCTGCTTCCCAAGATTCCCGAAAAATCTGCAGAGAACCGCAGAAAAATCGCGAAAGAGAAGGAGATCGCGATTCTCAAAGGTGTGTCGTCAAAGGAGTACGGGGCGACATACCTGCTGCACGAAGTGCAGCTGAGGATGTCCCTCGGCGAGGACCTCATGAGGGCATTCGGCAATTCGGGGAAGACCATTCTCGCGGCTGCGATGGCCTATCTTATGGAACCGGGCGCATTCAGGAACATAGATTCCACTTTGGAGAGGACGTACATCCGCGAATTCTATGATCTCAGAGCATCGATGGATTCGGGAACGCTTTCGGACTTCACCAGGAATCTCGGGGAGAAGGCGATGAACATCGACCGTTTCTTCGAACTCAGGGTTAAGGGATCCAATGGGCTGGTGGCCTGGGATACGACCACCAACGGCACTTATTCGGAACTGGACCAGATGGCCGAATATGTGGTGAACAACAAGGACGGAGAGGATATCAAGCAGACGAAGACCGGTTTCGCCACAGACATGAGAGGCATCCCCCTCATGTTCCGCCATTATCCCGGTACGATCTCCGATATAGCTACCGTGGACAGGATGGTGTCCGACATAGAAAGATACGGGAAGAAGGATGCTTTGTTCGTATTCGACAGGGGATTCGTTTCGGGTGCCAATGTGAAACACCTCCTGGACAAGGGGATAAGATTCACCGCCCCTGCGAACACATCCTCCAAAGCGATCAAAACGCTGATGTCCAGGTTCGTGAAGACCAACGAATCTCTGGATATGATTCACGACGGACATGCATATAAGGTGTGGAAGACGCAGATCGGTCTGACGGAAGCCGACAGGCTATCCGCGGACGGATCGCAGGCATACTCCTTCACGGTGTCCGGCGATGCCGGACACGGGGATGATGGTATGATCAACGCATACGTATGTTTCGATTCCAAGAAGTACTCCGACGAGGTCCAGAACCACAAGATGATGCTCAACGATCTGAAGAGGAAGGCCGCAGAGATAGAATGCAAGGATCCTGTGGCCAGGTTCAAGAAGATCGCTGGGAAGGCGATCAAACACTTCGATGTACAGGCCGACGGGAAGAAGGTGATCGTCAAGGAGAAGCAGAATTCCGTAAGCTTCGCTGAGAACCGCGCGGGAGTGTTCGTCATGTTATCCTCATCGGATCTGGACTGGTCGACGGTTATGACGGCATATGACGCAAGGAGACTTACCGAACAGGCGTTCGATTTCAGCAAATCGGACGACAGGAGGCACCGTACTCCCGACAAATACACGATGATCGGACGTTCGCTGATAAAGTTCGTTTCACTGATCCTCAAATGCGAACTGTGCGCTGAGATAAGGGAATCCGGCAAACGGGAGATGTCCGTCGGTCAGACTCTGGGGTACCTGAACACGATCAACTGTCTGAGTTACGGTTCTTCGTCCGCTCTTTCGGAGATATCCAAGAACTGCAGGAACATCTTCGGAATGTTCGGAGTGGAAGTACCCAATGAACCCGTCTTGGGCATCGAGGTATGCGATCTGAGATGTCTCGCAACTCCCAAGGGTTGA
- the relB gene encoding type II toxin-antitoxin system RelB family antitoxin codes for MAFSIRLTEDEEILARRYAALMGVSMGEAFKQALFEKIEDEYDIAVGEAAYRRYLDNPKTYSHAEVLKMFGDEE; via the coding sequence ATGGCATTCTCGATAAGACTCACTGAAGATGAAGAAATCCTCGCCAGAAGATATGCGGCGCTTATGGGCGTTTCCATGGGTGAGGCTTTCAAACAGGCCCTCTTCGAGAAGATCGAGGATGAGTACGACATCGCTGTCGGCGAAGCGGCATACAGGAGATACCTTGACAATCCGAAGACATACTCTCACGCAGAAGTCCTCAAGATGTTCGGTGATGAAGAGTGA
- a CDS encoding type II toxin-antitoxin system RelE family toxin: protein MSYSVEYTYDAIKQLRKMDRFTRTMILNWISKHLDGTDNPFASGKALTGDKVGLWRYRVGDYRLISKIDKGKLVILLVEIGHRSNMYD, encoded by the coding sequence GTGAGTTATTCTGTTGAGTATACATATGATGCTATCAAGCAGCTGAGGAAGATGGATCGTTTCACGAGAACGATGATACTCAACTGGATTTCCAAACATCTTGATGGTACTGACAATCCGTTCGCTTCAGGGAAAGCACTGACCGGCGATAAGGTTGGATTGTGGAGATACAGGGTGGGGGACTACAGGCTCATCAGCAAGATCGACAAAGGAAAACTTGTGATCCTGTTGGTCGAGATAGGACACAGGTCCAACATGTACGACTGA
- a CDS encoding DUF3990 domain-containing protein — MKVYHGSDTVVQKPRILHSKRRMDFGSGFYTTQSRTQAEKWARSVRRRRDSPEAFVTEFDYEEKPGMNVLIFDGPSAEWFDFIIRNRKGTFTHDYDIILGPVADDSVYDTLFLFESGYITREEAIVS; from the coding sequence ATGAAGGTCTATCACGGCAGCGACACGGTGGTTCAAAAGCCGAGGATTCTCCACTCCAAACGCAGGATGGATTTCGGTAGTGGATTTTACACCACTCAGTCGCGCACCCAAGCCGAGAAATGGGCCAGATCAGTCCGCAGGAGGCGCGACTCCCCCGAGGCATTCGTGACTGAATTTGATTATGAGGAAAAACCCGGGATGAATGTTCTCATTTTCGACGGACCTTCCGCGGAATGGTTCGATTTCATCATCCGTAACCGCAAGGGGACTTTCACCCACGATTATGACATAATACTCGGGCCCGTCGCAGATGACAGCGTTTACGATACGCTGTTCCTCTTCGAGAGCGGTTACATCACCCGTGAAGAAGCAATCGTAAGCTGA
- a CDS encoding DUF3791 domain-containing protein, whose product MERDTVKFKVYCVEEYRRAHGLTAPQTIELFERYGVFGFLEEPALQWQSLDNTVIDIDEYIEARA is encoded by the coding sequence ATGGAACGGGATACCGTGAAGTTCAAGGTGTACTGTGTGGAGGAATACCGCAGGGCCCACGGGCTCACCGCACCTCAGACGATAGAGCTCTTCGAGAGGTACGGCGTTTTCGGGTTTTTGGAGGAACCTGCCCTGCAGTGGCAGAGTCTCGACAACACCGTCATAGATATCGACGAGTACATCGAAGCGAGAGCATAA
- a CDS encoding DUF4443 domain-containing protein, which produces MSLILRTMTSSGTPVSAAGLSENYTRLILGKLEGMGLVDVSPRGMIVTPLGCDLLRTLGFSLMEIDHTDSAIGTYQVSLLLKGKAKMIEKGVEQRDAALKSGGDGCTTIILRDGELILPPDWSIDEHSPELAAQIRAHGMEEGDVVLIGGSNTGRREAAVAANSAALELIG; this is translated from the coding sequence ATGTCCCTGATCCTCAGGACTATGACCTCCAGCGGTACGCCGGTCTCCGCCGCGGGCCTCAGCGAGAACTACACTCGTCTCATCCTCGGGAAACTAGAGGGGATGGGGTTGGTGGACGTCTCCCCCAGGGGGATGATCGTCACCCCCCTGGGATGCGACCTCCTGCGGACCCTGGGATTCTCGCTCATGGAGATCGACCATACAGATTCCGCAATAGGGACGTACCAGGTATCGCTGCTGCTGAAAGGAAAAGCAAAAATGATCGAGAAGGGTGTGGAGCAGAGGGATGCCGCCCTCAAATCGGGCGGCGACGGATGCACCACCATCATCCTCCGCGACGGGGAGCTTATACTCCCTCCGGACTGGAGCATCGACGAGCATTCCCCGGAACTGGCGGCGCAGATCCGCGCCCACGGCATGGAGGAAGGGGACGTGGTGCTCATCGGAGGCAGCAACACCGGCAGAAGGGAAGCCGCCGTGGCGGCCAACTCCGCGGCGCTGGAGCTCATAGGCTGA
- a CDS encoding ATP-binding protein, producing the protein MQDLSALVKELASNPVESPWLEFKHNTNEPSMIAERISGIANSAAMLGRSCGYVIWGVEDKTHEILGTTFKPETQKVGGQELMSWLHNNLSKNADFDFQETTVDGFRMIILTIYASRQYPVAFDKCEYIRDGSYTKKLIDRPQLASKLWFALNSQRAEMMVAAEDCSPEDIRRLLAYDSFLTLLNLPDPMSEKALMDVLADNDVIVRQDNGLYTVTVLGALLFAKDLSKFGRLGRKALRIVKYNGDSKSDIARQTQDVRGYAIGFEDNIRALMLMLPSSEVIRTGKAELKEQYSVVAIREILANAMIHQDLSSSGMNLAIEVFSNRVEITNSGPILVDKERLIDAAPKSRNEKVATMMRRIKLCEELGSGWDKIVESCEKDMFSVPTVYSDENGTRVVLTVPTSYADMSSEERLWNCYMHACSCFTKGGYLTNSSLRERFGLETTNYSTVQMSTLIKAAKSRNLIKAVDENTSTRMLKYVPYWA; encoded by the coding sequence ATGCAGGATTTAAGTGCACTTGTGAAAGAATTGGCCAGCAATCCAGTCGAGAGCCCGTGGCTGGAATTCAAACATAACACCAATGAGCCCAGTATGATTGCGGAACGTATCAGCGGAATCGCCAACAGTGCAGCCATGCTTGGTCGTTCATGCGGATACGTCATCTGGGGTGTTGAAGACAAGACCCACGAGATTCTGGGCACTACTTTTAAACCCGAAACCCAGAAGGTCGGCGGTCAGGAATTGATGAGCTGGCTGCACAACAATCTGTCTAAAAATGCTGATTTCGATTTCCAAGAAACAACAGTGGACGGATTTCGCATGATTATCCTCACGATTTATGCATCAAGACAGTACCCAGTCGCATTTGATAAATGCGAATATATACGTGACGGCAGTTATACGAAGAAACTGATAGACAGACCTCAACTTGCATCAAAGCTTTGGTTCGCTTTGAACAGCCAGAGGGCAGAGATGATGGTCGCTGCCGAAGATTGTTCGCCGGAAGACATCCGTCGTTTGCTTGCCTATGATTCCTTCCTAACCCTGCTGAATCTGCCAGATCCCATGAGCGAAAAGGCATTAATGGATGTGTTGGCGGATAATGATGTAATCGTAAGACAGGATAACGGATTGTACACGGTGACCGTTCTTGGTGCCCTCTTGTTCGCCAAGGATCTTTCGAAGTTTGGCAGACTGGGCCGCAAAGCGCTTCGCATCGTTAAGTACAACGGCGATTCCAAATCCGATATCGCTCGTCAGACGCAGGATGTGAGAGGATACGCCATAGGTTTTGAGGATAATATCCGCGCCCTGATGCTCATGTTGCCTTCTTCAGAAGTCATCAGGACGGGCAAGGCAGAGCTGAAGGAACAATACTCCGTCGTCGCGATAAGAGAGATTCTGGCTAATGCGATGATACATCAGGATCTTTCATCCTCCGGGATGAATCTGGCGATAGAGGTTTTCAGCAACCGTGTAGAGATAACGAACTCAGGTCCGATTCTTGTCGATAAGGAAAGGCTGATTGATGCCGCCCCCAAGTCAAGGAATGAGAAGGTCGCGACCATGATGCGTAGAATCAAACTCTGCGAGGAGCTCGGCAGCGGTTGGGACAAGATAGTGGAATCCTGTGAGAAGGATATGTTTTCTGTACCGACCGTCTACTCTGACGAAAACGGCACAAGGGTTGTATTGACCGTTCCGACATCTTATGCGGATATGAGCTCCGAGGAACGTCTGTGGAATTGTTATATGCACGCCTGTTCCTGTTTCACCAAGGGCGGGTATCTTACGAACTCCTCCCTTCGTGAACGTTTCGGATTGGAAACGACAAATTACAGTACCGTCCAAATGTCCACTCTGATAAAGGCCGCCAAGTCCAGGAATCTGATAAAGGCAGTCGACGAAAACACTTCCACTCGTATGCTCAAATATGTTCCTTATTGGGCATGA
- a CDS encoding DUF4443 domain-containing protein → MSLILRTMTSSGTPVSAAGLSENYTRLILGKLEGMGLVDVSPRGMIVTPLGCDLLRTLGFSLMEIDHTDSAIGTYQVALLLKGKAKMIGKGVEQRNAALKSGGDGCTTIILRDGELVLPPDWSIDEHSPELAAQIRSHGMEEGDVVLIGGSNTGRREAAVAANSAALELVG, encoded by the coding sequence ATGTCCCTGATCCTCAGGACTATGACCTCCAGCGGTACGCCGGTCTCCGCCGCGGGCCTCAGCGAGAACTACACTCGTCTCATCCTCGGGAAACTGGAGGGGATGGGGTTGGTGGACGTCTCCCCCCGGGGGATGATCGTCACCCCGCTGGGATGCGACCTCCTACGGACCTTGGGATTCTCGCTCATGGAGATCGACCATACAGATTCCGCAATAGGGACGTACCAGGTCGCGCTGCTGCTGAAAGGAAAAGCAAAAATGATCGGGAAGGGTGTAGAGCAGAGGAATGCCGCCCTCAAATCGGGCGGCGACGGATGCACCACCATCATCCTCCGCGACGGGGAGCTCGTACTCCCTCCGGACTGGAGCATCGACGAGCATTCCCCGGAACTGGCGGCGCAGATCCGCTCCCACGGCATGGAGGAAGGGGATGTGGTGCTCATCGGAGGCAGCAACACCGGCAGGAGGGAGGCCGCCGTGGCGGCCAACTCCGCGGCGCTGGAACTTGTCGGGTGA